A genome region from Flavobacterium sp. CFS9 includes the following:
- a CDS encoding transglutaminase, whose amino-acid sequence MIKFPKIDFPQLKSKLQVKSPWDRIIIMLLSLLITVPIFIILHQNLIDLQWAFNLDRVLIFVLVFTAIFFLLMLLRTIIILCIAVYLLVLFYGSVIGNYGFSEISEDYNSMIYTMSDNPFPQDIIVAKLLPFPNKSKIINAIEYQNPKVRNFAIMATSKHFKGIKGYSDYRTIIQCFAVFKEINSRWNYVNDPKEGDYIATASESLEYFSGDCDDHSILMAAAVRSIGGTPRLIHTKGHIYPEILIGSTIDLEKVNYLIKNVLFVKESYGKKIHYHIDERGQVWMNLDYTAKYPGGPFMYEEILGELTLN is encoded by the coding sequence ATGATAAAATTTCCTAAAATTGACTTTCCACAATTAAAATCCAAATTACAGGTGAAATCACCCTGGGACAGGATTATTATTATGCTGTTGAGTCTTTTAATTACGGTTCCAATTTTTATCATATTACACCAAAACCTGATCGATTTACAATGGGCATTCAATTTAGATCGTGTTTTGATTTTTGTACTGGTTTTTACTGCAATTTTCTTTCTTCTGATGTTGCTCAGAACCATTATCATACTCTGTATCGCGGTATATTTATTAGTATTGTTCTACGGATCGGTGATTGGAAATTACGGCTTCAGTGAAATCTCCGAAGATTACAATTCGATGATTTACACCATGTCTGACAATCCGTTTCCACAGGATATTATTGTGGCAAAACTGCTTCCGTTTCCTAATAAATCCAAAATTATCAATGCAATAGAGTACCAGAATCCAAAGGTTCGAAATTTTGCTATTATGGCCACCTCTAAACATTTTAAAGGAATAAAAGGCTATTCGGATTACAGAACCATTATTCAGTGTTTTGCCGTCTTTAAGGAAATCAACAGCCGTTGGAATTATGTTAATGATCCCAAAGAAGGAGATTATATTGCAACTGCGAGCGAATCTTTAGAATACTTTTCAGGCGATTGCGACGATCATTCGATTCTGATGGCCGCAGCAGTTCGATCAATTGGCGGAACTCCCCGACTGATTCATACTAAAGGGCATATTTACCCTGAAATACTTATCGGTTCCACAATCGACCTGGAAAAAGTAAATTACCTCATCAAAAATGTACTTTTTGTAAAAGAAAGTTACGGCAAAAAAATTCACTACCACATAGACGAACGCGGGCAGGTATGGATGAACCTGGACTATACGGCCAAATATCCGGGCGGACCTTTTATGTACGAAGAAATTCTGGGAGAGTTAACCTTAAACTAG
- a CDS encoding DUF4465 domain-containing protein: MKKVLYFLTVGLMLGLSSCSNDENLLNNESGSAAVKSSGLTAKSAVTDPSVGTTTTLNLTSSLLTSGTSTTGGKYWQNTYVANTNLTVDIFKFSHSGTSSGYNYWDGFIVSNVNDITNYGSGAGTGGSNGWVANQWGTMAGSGFGTSSTISAGTPGTTGDPYIVAYWSSYTDPKNPQGTTFSEASFSNWIKIGNTGLYNVKGLKINMHPWPYYGCLYGDGFAQAFSSGDHFELLIYGVDSSGTITAPITQSLADYTGGSLVMPTGWVNVNTTALQGLGDVKYLVFQMASTDSHPVYGMNTAAYFCLDKLSVKRIQ, translated from the coding sequence ATGAAAAAAGTACTTTATTTTTTGACAGTAGGTTTGATGCTGGGGCTTTCGTCCTGTAGTAATGATGAAAATCTATTAAATAACGAAAGCGGTAGTGCAGCGGTAAAAAGCTCAGGCTTAACTGCTAAAAGCGCAGTGACCGATCCTTCAGTAGGAACAACTACTACGCTTAACCTGACAAGTTCTCTACTAACCAGCGGAACATCAACAACAGGAGGGAAGTATTGGCAAAATACCTATGTAGCCAATACCAATTTAACAGTTGACATCTTTAAATTTTCACATAGCGGAACATCATCAGGTTACAACTATTGGGATGGTTTTATCGTATCCAATGTAAATGATATTACAAATTACGGTTCAGGAGCAGGTACCGGCGGATCTAACGGTTGGGTAGCCAATCAATGGGGTACTATGGCAGGAAGCGGTTTCGGAACTTCTTCTACAATTTCAGCGGGTACTCCAGGTACAACAGGAGACCCGTACATCGTAGCGTATTGGTCAAGTTATACAGATCCTAAAAATCCACAGGGAACTACTTTCAGCGAGGCAAGCTTCTCTAACTGGATTAAAATTGGAAACACAGGATTATATAATGTAAAAGGATTAAAAATCAACATGCACCCGTGGCCTTATTATGGTTGTTTGTATGGAGACGGTTTTGCTCAGGCATTTTCATCAGGAGATCATTTTGAATTGTTAATTTACGGAGTAGATTCAAGCGGAACTATTACAGCACCAATTACACAATCATTGGCTGATTACACAGGAGGTTCTTTGGTGATGCCAACAGGATGGGTAAACGTGAACACTACGGCGCTTCAAGGTTTAGGAGATGTAAAATACCTGGTTTTCCAAATGGCTTCAACAGATTCACACCCGGTATACGGAATGAATACTGCAGCTTATTTCTGTTTGGACAAGCTTTCTGTAAAAAGAATTCAATAA
- a CDS encoding FAD-dependent oxidoreductase has protein sequence MHTIENAEGNWTICRECQGRGKKSQRLSKKIRLQYQTALENFEKSKNSGVPPTRPKAHLNVCTNCDGSGLIPSEHPTTIDKENYPHIAIIGAGIGGVALAVACLHRGIPFTLYERDTNFDARSQGYGLTLQQASKAIEGFGIFSLEEKVISTRHLVHTPEGKVIGEWGIRKWIPSDTKTAPKRTNIHIARQYLRSALLKQLGKNNVVQWGHQLIDFTESEDQSISLNFEVNGEIKNAKADLVVGADGIRSTVRKLLIGDEVTPLRYLGCIVILGICPLNAFETTDTSLLDSATVFQTANGNERIYMMPYTEDSIMWQLSFPMSEDDAKILSLQGPKALKEEACRRTQWHAPIPQILSATLEAQISGYPVYDRELLRPELLAKNKLATLIGDAAHPMSPFKGQGANQALLDALSLAHGIVRGCRPLSNWRDAGIRVSVLTEFESEMLTRSATKVKGSAEAAEFLHSEIVLYKGDEPRGRCLKNK, from the coding sequence ATACATACGATCGAAAATGCAGAAGGAAACTGGACTATTTGTCGCGAATGTCAGGGACGCGGTAAAAAAAGCCAAAGACTCAGCAAGAAAATACGACTTCAGTATCAGACAGCACTGGAAAACTTTGAGAAATCAAAGAACTCCGGAGTTCCTCCTACTCGTCCTAAAGCGCATCTGAATGTTTGCACGAACTGTGACGGATCGGGATTGATTCCTTCGGAACATCCTACTACTATTGACAAAGAAAACTATCCTCATATCGCTATTATTGGAGCCGGTATCGGAGGAGTAGCATTAGCTGTTGCCTGTCTGCACCGTGGAATTCCTTTTACTCTTTACGAACGCGATACTAACTTTGATGCCCGATCGCAAGGCTATGGTCTCACCTTACAGCAAGCCAGTAAAGCCATTGAAGGATTTGGTATTTTCTCTTTGGAAGAAAAGGTAATTTCAACCAGACATTTAGTTCATACTCCGGAAGGAAAAGTAATCGGGGAATGGGGAATTCGAAAATGGATTCCATCGGATACCAAAACAGCTCCCAAGCGAACGAACATACACATTGCACGACAATATCTGCGATCAGCATTGCTAAAACAACTTGGCAAAAATAATGTAGTACAATGGGGACATCAACTCATCGATTTTACGGAATCAGAAGATCAAAGTATTTCCTTAAACTTTGAAGTAAATGGCGAAATCAAAAACGCTAAAGCTGATCTTGTGGTTGGAGCAGATGGCATTCGCAGTACGGTACGAAAACTGTTAATAGGTGATGAAGTTACTCCTCTACGCTATCTGGGGTGTATTGTGATACTGGGTATTTGTCCTTTAAACGCTTTTGAAACCACTGATACTTCGTTATTGGACTCAGCAACTGTATTTCAAACGGCTAACGGCAATGAACGAATTTATATGATGCCCTATACAGAGGATTCTATAATGTGGCAGCTGAGTTTTCCAATGTCCGAAGACGATGCTAAAATACTGAGTCTACAAGGACCGAAAGCGTTAAAGGAAGAAGCTTGCCGAAGAACACAATGGCACGCCCCTATTCCGCAAATTTTATCGGCTACTTTAGAAGCTCAAATTTCAGGTTATCCGGTATACGACCGCGAATTACTTCGTCCTGAATTATTGGCAAAGAACAAACTGGCCACTTTGATTGGAGATGCCGCACATCCGATGAGCCCTTTCAAAGGACAGGGCGCTAATCAGGCATTGTTAGATGCGCTTTCATTGGCTCACGGAATCGTAAGAGGATGCAGACCGCTATCCAACTGGAGAGATGCAGGAATAAGAGTAAGTGTATTGACTGAATTTGAATCTGAGATGCTTACACGAAGTGCCACCAAAGTAAAAGGTTCTGCCGAAGCCGCGGAATTCCTGCATTCTGAGATTGTTCTTTACAAAGGTGATGAACCCCGAGGAAGATGCTTAAAGAATAAATAA
- a CDS encoding helix-turn-helix transcriptional regulator has translation MEIRRDVFQAIADPTRRAILSLVAIQSMTPGVIAENFNSSRQTISKHIQILTECELLEQTQNGREIYYVTNARKMKEVADFIEPFRQMWDDRFNKLESIMKNYKPKE, from the coding sequence ATGGAAATTCGTAGAGATGTATTTCAGGCAATTGCCGACCCTACCCGCAGGGCAATCTTAAGCTTAGTAGCTATTCAGTCAATGACTCCGGGGGTTATTGCTGAAAATTTTAATTCTTCCAGACAAACCATTTCAAAACACATTCAAATATTAACCGAATGTGAACTCCTGGAGCAAACACAAAATGGAAGAGAAATTTATTACGTGACTAACGCCCGAAAAATGAAAGAAGTTGCTGATTTTATTGAACCGTTTCGTCAAATGTGGGACGATCGTTTTAATAAACTGGAAAGTATCATGAAAAACTATAAACCGAAAGAATAA
- a CDS encoding MBL fold metallo-hydrolase translates to MKVTITHIDTACVLININGFKIITDPTLDKKDGFFPQYVSRPMAFSKKYIDPALSIAEIGKVDLVLLSHDHHSDNLDKNGRIFIKTVPVVLSTKDAVKRLKNNNTIGLDNWEEYAVQTSKVKGLKITAIPAQHTNIKRLDKVMGKVIGFTIEWEDQTGGCLYISGDTVLFEGLLELEKRKKVETAILHLGAGAFPYLKRNLRVTMNGEEALETTRLLNPSTVIPIHYEGWWHFKQSVKSLKSDIEKSELKEKFLWLESGIETALKF, encoded by the coding sequence ATGAAAGTTACCATTACCCATATTGACACAGCCTGTGTTTTAATTAATATCAATGGATTTAAAATTATTACAGATCCGACACTGGATAAAAAAGACGGCTTTTTTCCACAATATGTAAGCCGTCCGATGGCCTTTTCAAAGAAATACATAGATCCTGCTTTATCAATAGCCGAAATTGGAAAGGTAGATTTGGTTTTATTAAGTCACGATCATCACAGTGATAATTTAGACAAAAACGGCAGGATCTTTATCAAAACAGTGCCTGTTGTTCTCTCGACAAAAGATGCTGTGAAGCGCTTAAAAAACAATAACACCATTGGTCTTGACAACTGGGAGGAATATGCTGTTCAAACTTCAAAAGTGAAAGGTCTGAAAATAACTGCTATACCTGCTCAGCACACCAACATCAAAAGACTGGATAAGGTTATGGGAAAAGTTATTGGTTTTACCATTGAATGGGAGGATCAAACTGGCGGCTGTCTCTATATTTCGGGAGATACCGTACTTTTTGAAGGTTTATTGGAACTGGAGAAAAGAAAGAAGGTTGAGACTGCGATTTTGCATCTTGGAGCAGGAGCTTTTCCTTATTTGAAAAGAAATTTAAGGGTTACTATGAATGGCGAAGAGGCTCTTGAAACAACACGACTTTTAAATCCTTCTACTGTAATACCGATTCATTATGAAGGCTGGTGGCATTTTAAACAATCGGTTAAATCACTGAAAAGTGACATTGAGAAATCGGAATTAAAGGAAAAATTCTTATGGCTGGAAAGCGGAATTGAAACTGCGTTGAAATTTTAG
- a CDS encoding DUF2200 domain-containing protein: MKTERIYKILFSSVYPLYIQKVEKKGRTKEELDTVIKWLTGYSDEQIKEQIEKKVDFQTFFAEAPEINPNASKISGVICGYRVEEIEDPLIQKMRYLDKLIDEIAKGRKMEKILRE, from the coding sequence ATGAAAACGGAAAGAATTTACAAAATACTATTTTCCAGCGTATATCCTTTATATATTCAAAAAGTCGAAAAAAAAGGAAGGACGAAAGAAGAACTGGATACTGTAATTAAATGGCTTACGGGATATAGTGATGAGCAAATTAAAGAACAAATTGAGAAAAAAGTCGACTTTCAGACTTTCTTTGCTGAAGCTCCGGAAATCAACCCTAATGCATCCAAAATTAGCGGAGTTATCTGTGGATATCGGGTAGAGGAGATTGAAGATCCATTAATTCAAAAAATGCGTTATCTGGACAAATTAATTGATGAAATTGCCAAAGGAAGAAAAATGGAAAAGATTCTTAGGGAATAA
- a CDS encoding SRPBCC domain-containing protein: MERKTKITAEEGQQDLLITREFDLPLKLLFMAYTEAEIVEQWMGTKVIQLENKKYGSWQFETSDPKGNVVFKANGVVHEFFPEQKITRTFEMENSPFPVQLEFLEFEAITEETSQLKMHIIYRSAALRDQMLKLPFAQGINMAHNRLQEFVAKRLN; this comes from the coding sequence ATGGAACGAAAAACGAAAATTACTGCCGAAGAAGGTCAGCAGGATTTGCTAATTACAAGAGAATTTGATCTTCCTCTAAAATTATTGTTCATGGCTTATACCGAGGCCGAAATAGTTGAGCAATGGATGGGAACCAAAGTAATACAACTCGAAAACAAGAAGTATGGCAGCTGGCAATTTGAAACTTCAGATCCTAAGGGAAATGTTGTTTTTAAAGCTAACGGAGTTGTTCATGAGTTTTTTCCGGAGCAGAAAATTACGCGAACATTTGAAATGGAGAACTCTCCTTTTCCAGTTCAGCTTGAATTTCTTGAATTTGAGGCGATAACAGAAGAAACCAGTCAGTTAAAAATGCATATTATTTACCGCTCTGCTGCACTTAGAGATCAGATGTTAAAACTACCTTTTGCTCAGGGAATCAATATGGCACACAACAGATTACAAGAATTTGTTGCTAAAAGACTAAACTAA
- a CDS encoding DUF4256 domain-containing protein: protein MKNKLSTEQSEELLKVLQIRFENNTKRHPGLVWDNVQQKLETNPAKLWSLDEMERTEGEPDVVGFDEKTGEFIFFDCAAESPKGRRSLCFDHEALEKRKEHKPAGSAVNMAEEMGIELLDEVQYKELQKLGKFDTKTSSWIATPSEIRKLGGALFSDFRYNTVFVYHNGAESYYAARGFRGSLRV, encoded by the coding sequence ATGAAAAACAAACTATCAACAGAACAAAGCGAAGAATTATTGAAAGTATTACAAATTCGTTTTGAAAATAATACGAAGAGACACCCAGGTCTCGTATGGGACAATGTTCAGCAAAAATTAGAGACGAATCCTGCGAAACTCTGGTCACTCGACGAGATGGAAAGAACCGAAGGCGAACCGGATGTTGTTGGATTTGACGAAAAAACGGGAGAATTTATTTTCTTCGATTGTGCTGCCGAAAGTCCGAAAGGCCGCAGAAGTCTGTGTTTTGATCATGAGGCACTGGAGAAAAGAAAAGAACACAAACCTGCCGGAAGTGCTGTAAATATGGCCGAAGAGATGGGAATTGAACTTTTAGATGAAGTACAGTACAAAGAACTTCAGAAACTGGGTAAGTTTGATACCAAAACCTCAAGCTGGATTGCAACACCTTCCGAAATTCGCAAACTGGGTGGTGCGCTGTTCTCTGATTTTCGATACAATACCGTATTCGTCTATCATAATGGCGCCGAATCTTATTATGCTGCCAGAGGCTTTAGAGGTTCTTTGAGAGTTTAA
- a CDS encoding substrate-binding domain-containing protein — translation MKTVKIVGVPEHFNLPWQMCIENGEFEAENIDLQWKDIPEGTGKMCQMLRNDEADIAVILTEGILKDIAAGNPSKIVQIYVQSPLIWGIHVAAKSDFETVKDLKDKKAAISRLGSGSQLMAYVNAHEQGWKTDNLQFEIINTIDGAVEALTNGTADYFMWERFMTKPLVDKGIFRRVGDCPTPWPSFVIAVRDEFLKKNPEIVEQILEIINRTTQDFAQIPNIDKTLAGLFNQKQEDIREWLKLTQWSQKPLTEKAFIKIQNQLFDLGIIEKKSTFVETVKAL, via the coding sequence ATGAAAACTGTAAAAATTGTAGGTGTTCCTGAGCACTTCAATTTACCATGGCAAATGTGCATTGAAAATGGTGAATTTGAAGCCGAAAATATTGATTTGCAATGGAAAGACATTCCGGAAGGAACCGGTAAAATGTGCCAGATGCTTCGCAATGATGAAGCGGACATTGCCGTTATTCTGACCGAGGGTATTCTAAAAGATATTGCAGCGGGAAATCCAAGTAAGATTGTTCAGATTTACGTACAGTCTCCTTTAATTTGGGGAATTCATGTTGCTGCAAAATCAGATTTTGAAACCGTGAAAGATCTTAAAGATAAAAAAGCAGCCATTTCAAGATTAGGTTCAGGATCTCAGTTAATGGCTTACGTGAATGCACATGAGCAAGGATGGAAAACCGATAATTTACAGTTTGAAATTATAAATACGATTGATGGTGCTGTTGAAGCTTTGACTAACGGAACTGCCGATTATTTTATGTGGGAGCGTTTTATGACCAAGCCACTGGTTGATAAAGGTATTTTCAGAAGAGTCGGTGACTGCCCTACTCCATGGCCATCGTTTGTAATTGCCGTCAGAGACGAGTTTTTGAAAAAGAACCCAGAAATTGTCGAGCAGATACTGGAGATCATCAATAGAACAACTCAGGATTTTGCTCAGATTCCGAATATTGACAAAACTCTGGCAGGGCTTTTCAATCAAAAACAAGAAGACATTCGGGAGTGGTTAAAATTAACCCAATGGTCTCAGAAGCCACTGACAGAGAAAGCTTTTATCAAAATTCAAAATCAGTTATTTGATCTGGGAATTATTGAGAAAAAAAGTACTTTTGTTGAAACCGTAAAAGCGCTGTAA
- a CDS encoding DoxX family protein, translating into MKKRDKIIYWVATLWLALGMTATGIVQMLKIKEQEGMIQHLGFPIYFLTLIGIWKLLGTVAILIPKFPLLKEWAYAGFFFTMTGAIFSHLVVGDHPKELFGPVLLIVLTIVSWYFRPLERKVILAN; encoded by the coding sequence ATGAAAAAAAGAGACAAAATTATCTATTGGGTTGCTACATTATGGCTGGCACTGGGAATGACTGCAACCGGAATTGTACAAATGCTAAAAATAAAAGAACAGGAAGGCATGATACAGCATTTAGGATTTCCAATATACTTTCTGACACTGATTGGCATTTGGAAATTATTAGGTACTGTGGCCATCTTAATTCCTAAATTTCCATTACTAAAAGAATGGGCTTATGCCGGCTTTTTCTTTACGATGACGGGGGCAATTTTTTCACATTTAGTTGTCGGAGATCATCCAAAAGAACTATTCGGTCCGGTATTACTAATTGTTTTGACTATTGTATCCTGGTACTTCAGGCCTTTAGAAAGAAAAGTGATTTTAGCGAATTAG
- a CDS encoding Crp/Fnr family transcriptional regulator — protein MNSLVLYFAKLGFSEKDIAEFLSCIKTRQFSANELILTNGQLENYLSFIDKGIVRYFVLTNDKEITFDFAFKNSFYCAYDSFYNRTQTQVYIQALTDCQLYSISYDQLQKLYDKCETAKKLGRIATEYLLDKKVKRELNLLTKTPQERYQSLLEEQPKYIQQIPLKYLASYIGVVPETLSRIRKRIS, from the coding sequence ATGAATTCATTAGTATTGTATTTTGCTAAACTTGGCTTTTCAGAAAAGGACATAGCCGAGTTTTTAAGCTGTATCAAAACACGTCAGTTTTCTGCAAACGAGTTAATTTTAACTAATGGTCAGCTGGAGAATTATTTGTCTTTTATAGATAAGGGAATTGTCCGCTATTTTGTACTTACCAATGACAAGGAAATCACCTTTGATTTTGCCTTCAAAAACTCCTTTTACTGTGCCTACGATTCTTTTTACAACAGAACTCAGACGCAGGTTTACATTCAGGCGCTTACAGATTGCCAATTATACTCTATCTCTTACGATCAGCTCCAGAAACTTTATGACAAATGTGAAACGGCAAAAAAACTGGGTCGCATCGCTACTGAATATTTACTGGACAAAAAAGTAAAAAGGGAACTGAATCTTTTAACCAAAACTCCTCAGGAGCGCTATCAAAGTCTTCTTGAAGAACAGCCTAAATACATTCAGCAGATACCGCTGAAATACCTTGCGTCCTATATTGGTGTTGTTCCGGAAACGCTCAGCAGAATCCGAAAACGCATTTCTTGA
- a CDS encoding VOC family protein, translating to MENQNNKTPKVTGVGGIFFFSENPKETREWYAKNLGIEVNDWGSTFESRKIDDPEIVESLQWSPFKKDDAYFSPSKKEFMINYRVQHIEALVQQLKENGVTVLDDIATYDYGKFVHIMDTDGNKIELWEPA from the coding sequence ATGGAAAATCAAAACAATAAAACACCAAAAGTAACGGGAGTTGGAGGTATTTTCTTTTTTTCAGAAAACCCAAAGGAAACCAGAGAGTGGTACGCCAAAAACTTAGGAATAGAAGTTAACGATTGGGGATCTACTTTTGAATCCAGAAAAATAGATGATCCTGAGATTGTTGAATCTCTTCAATGGAGCCCGTTTAAAAAGGATGACGCGTATTTCTCTCCTTCCAAAAAAGAGTTTATGATCAATTATCGCGTTCAACATATCGAAGCTCTTGTCCAACAGTTAAAAGAAAACGGTGTAACGGTACTGGATGATATTGCTACTTACGATTATGGAAAGTTTGTGCATATTATGGATACTGACGGTAACAAAATTGAACTTTGGGAACCCGCATAA
- a CDS encoding DUF4265 domain-containing protein: MAETHKKILFKYYSTYLEEIVSETMWAEILDSEKGLFKLDNIPFFGPLIATDDIFRAEYDENEKCFIHKETIEHSGNSIVQVLILEKEFDKEIIREKLKAINCLSEGLNNTFLSVEILKNTDYSIVKNLLSEYEANAIIEFAEPCLSDKHRTDLLKN, translated from the coding sequence ATGGCAGAAACACATAAAAAAATCCTGTTCAAATATTACAGCACTTATCTGGAAGAAATAGTCTCAGAAACCATGTGGGCAGAGATTTTGGACTCGGAGAAAGGTCTTTTTAAACTGGATAATATTCCTTTTTTCGGTCCTTTAATTGCTACAGATGATATTTTCAGGGCAGAATATGATGAAAATGAAAAGTGTTTCATCCATAAAGAAACCATAGAACATTCGGGAAACTCGATTGTACAGGTTCTTATTCTTGAAAAAGAATTTGATAAAGAAATCATACGCGAAAAATTAAAAGCAATTAATTGTTTGTCAGAAGGATTAAACAATACTTTTCTTTCAGTGGAAATTCTAAAAAACACAGATTATTCGATTGTAAAGAATTTATTGTCAGAATATGAAGCAAATGCTATAATTGAATTTGCCGAGCCTTGTTTATCAGACAAACACAGAACTGATTTATTAAAAAATTAA
- a CDS encoding VOC family protein, with the protein MFLRVARHTDNIEKIANFYINVLGFELLGSFEKHKDYDGVFVGMPQSDWHFEFTQSKVKANHTFDEDDVIVLYPKSIIDYNELIDRIERNNISILTATNPFWNENGKMFLDPDGYRIVISPLKAVIDQIN; encoded by the coding sequence ATGTTTTTAAGAGTTGCCCGACATACCGATAATATTGAAAAAATAGCTAATTTTTATATCAATGTCCTTGGTTTTGAACTTTTGGGCAGCTTTGAGAAACATAAAGATTACGATGGTGTATTTGTTGGAATGCCACAATCCGACTGGCATTTCGAATTTACACAATCAAAAGTAAAAGCAAATCATACGTTTGATGAGGACGACGTTATTGTACTTTATCCAAAGTCAATTATCGATTACAACGAATTGATAGACAGAATTGAACGCAATAACATCTCAATCTTAACTGCAACCAACCCTTTCTGGAACGAGAATGGAAAAATGTTCTTAGATCCTGACGGTTATCGCATTGTGATATCACCTTTGAAAGCAGTGATTGATCAGATTAATTAA
- a CDS encoding serine hydrolase — MKKVTCLFTLMLFICYASTPLYSQITSEKIDLLMQDALEKFKVAGASIAVVKDGKVIHQKGYGVASIETKKAVNESTNFQIASNSKAFTTAALSILEDEGKLKWTDKVKDHLPNFKMYNDYVTENFNIQDLLTHRSGLGLGVGDLMFFPDGSNFTINDVLTSFQYFKPVSAFRTKFDYDNLLYIVAGELISKVSGMAYEDFIQTRIIDPLQMSNSFAQSDRIKDKSNLAVSHSSESGTIKRIDGFGIQINGAAGGIISNVADMAKWMTLCLNKGQYGSDLKSTLFSVKNHNEMWRIHTVEEVDRDPRYNSHFSGYGLGWGLTDVKGNLKVSHTGGLPGMLSIVTMYPDLNLGIVILTNTENGGGGLFTAVTNTISDSYLGLDDFGWTNKIVEWMKHGRNKGDDVTKNVWEKVKLAKNVKVKNEDFTGVYTDNWFGEIEVFEKNKQLWFRSYRSPKLNGPMAFYNANTFAIKWEYQAMNCDAFAMFSLDETGKAQSIKMKGISPNIDFSFDFQDLDLKRVNK, encoded by the coding sequence ATGAAAAAAGTAACTTGTCTGTTTACATTAATGCTCTTTATTTGTTACGCTTCTACTCCTCTTTATTCGCAAATTACATCTGAAAAAATAGATCTTTTAATGCAGGACGCTTTGGAGAAATTTAAAGTGGCCGGGGCCTCAATTGCTGTTGTTAAAGATGGGAAAGTAATTCACCAAAAAGGATATGGTGTTGCCTCTATCGAAACAAAAAAAGCCGTAAATGAAAGCACAAATTTTCAAATAGCTTCTAACAGCAAAGCTTTCACAACTGCAGCACTCTCTATTCTGGAAGACGAAGGCAAATTGAAATGGACAGATAAAGTAAAAGACCATCTTCCAAATTTTAAAATGTATAACGATTATGTTACGGAAAATTTTAACATCCAGGATTTGCTAACACATCGCAGCGGACTTGGATTAGGTGTAGGTGATTTGATGTTTTTCCCCGATGGCTCCAATTTTACAATAAATGATGTTCTGACTAGTTTTCAATATTTTAAACCCGTATCTGCTTTTCGAACTAAGTTTGATTATGACAATTTATTGTATATCGTAGCGGGAGAATTAATTTCTAAAGTAAGTGGTATGGCTTACGAAGATTTTATACAAACCCGAATTATTGATCCTTTGCAAATGAGCAATTCTTTTGCGCAAAGCGACAGGATAAAGGATAAAAGCAATCTGGCGGTGTCACATTCATCAGAATCCGGAACTATAAAACGAATTGATGGATTCGGAATACAGATAAACGGTGCTGCGGGAGGAATCATTTCAAACGTAGCTGATATGGCAAAATGGATGACTTTATGCCTAAATAAAGGACAGTATGGAAGTGACTTGAAATCAACACTATTTTCTGTTAAAAATCATAACGAAATGTGGCGCATCCATACCGTTGAAGAAGTAGATCGTGATCCGAGATATAATTCACATTTTAGCGGTTACGGTCTGGGTTGGGGATTAACTGATGTGAAAGGAAATCTAAAAGTTTCTCATACAGGAGGTTTACCAGGAATGTTATCCATTGTTACGATGTACCCGGATCTAAACTTAGGCATCGTGATTTTAACTAACACCGAGAATGGCGGTGGCGGACTCTTTACTGCCGTTACCAATACTATCTCTGACAGTTATTTAGGCCTGGACGATTTTGGTTGGACCAATAAAATTGTGGAATGGATGAAACATGGCAGAAATAAAGGAGATGACGTTACCAAGAATGTTTGGGAAAAAGTAAAACTGGCAAAAAATGTGAAAGTAAAAAACGAAGACTTTACTGGCGTTTATACTGACAATTGGTTTGGAGAAATTGAAGTATTTGAAAAAAACAAACAGTTATGGTTCAGATCCTATCGTTCACCAAAATTAAATGGCCCTATGGCATTTTATAATGCTAATACATTTGCCATAAAATGGGAATATCAGGCAATGAATTGTGATGCCTTTGCGATGTTTTCACTGGATGAAACCGGTAAAGCACAATCAATTAAAATGAAAGGCATCTCTCCTAATATTGATTTCAGTTTTGACTTTCAGGATCTGGATCTAAAAAGAGTGAATAAGTAA